The Alnus glutinosa chromosome 3, dhAlnGlut1.1, whole genome shotgun sequence nucleotide sequence TAGCTTCCTCGTATATTCTTCCATTCCTTGAAAGTCGCTCAAAAATGATGCTGCATAGTACATGGGAAAAATGCATGGGTGTTAGAGAGTCAAAAAACAACCTGCTTTGTTCTCCCACACAATTAAAGTTCTCAAAGAGGTTTAGATAAAAGAGTAGAAGAGGGCAAGAAATATAAATAAAGCTTAAGCTCAATTTTCAGGATTCCGAGGTTCTAGTTGCTTAAGAGATTATAGAAGATAGTTTGGTTTAGCCTCAATAAAgcttttttgaagaaaaaaaaacaactctcAGCGCCATATAGAAGCTGATTGATTTTACATGGGTCATTTACACCATCTATTTGGCTGTCAGAACATCTGAAGGAATGTCAAGTTTAGAAGGACATTTCGTGGGATAAGGATCCTCTACAATCATCtgctcgaattctctcaaatttgagcaaataattgtagaggatcctaatccataTTTGTGAGCATTACCTGTCAGCACCTTTGCATAGAAGCAGAATATTTCCCTCCTCATCCTTCACAATTACAGACATTCGCTTTCTTTTGCTGGTGAACTCCAGTATATTCAGAATTTTGTACTCCCTGTAAAGATAAAAAGACACTAAGACAACAAAATTGTGAGGAAGATTAACAAGAGGTCTATATTATATAGCTCAGTCCTATTCTTACCTTTCAACTGGTTGTCTTGGATTAGGATATCTTTCACGGATGATCACACTTGATTGAGTTCTTTTACAAAACTCAAAACCAAATTCTCTTGCTGCAACAAGAAAAGCCCCTTCATCAGGTGACTCTGCTTCATATGTAAAATTCCCAGTGTCTCCATTCAGCTCAGGAATTGCACTCTGACAAATTGCTAATATCCGGAAAAACAGTTTATGGACATCAACATTTGGTTCTTTCAACCAATTTCCATTCATGAGGCGGCTGTCCTCAAAGCTAAACCCTTTTATGGTAGGTTTCTGATCATTTCCATGATTAGAAGTAATAACAGTCTCCAGTTCAATTTCGGAACCTCTTCTGACATTCTTCGTTGAACCATGTTGCCTATCTACAGGCATGGGAAAATTGGAAAGATCGGCTTCCTCCTCGATAGCCATCTGTTTTGCAGCAGCAAGTTCAACTTCACTAGAACGCATACCATATGCAGTTCCGGCAATGGAGCACTTAAGAAAATCCATCTGATTGCAGGTCAAAGTGCCAGTTTTATCAGAGAGGATTGTGTCTACCTGGCCCAGCTCCTCATTCAAATTCGATGTCCGCGCTTGAGCAGGATTCCCAGTCTCTTCATCATACATATGTATGTCTTGGTTCATGAAGGTTGCTTGCAAAACCTTGACAACCTCAATTGAAACATAAAGCGAGATCGGTATTAAATATCCATAAAGGATGAGAGCAGTGATCAGATGATAAAACCCAGTCAAGCCGGGCTTCTCGGGATTAAATATATTATCAGTACTCCGAGGTTGTAAATACCACCATTTAGGTACTTGGTACTTAGTCTTGACAGCAAAGCCTATCGAGCTTATCACTGAGATCAGTACAAGGAGAGTGAAAAGGATGTATATCACATAGTCCATCTTTTTTTCAATGCCGCTCCTTTTCGAAGGAGACTTTGTTGCATTCTGCATGACTTTGCTATCATGACCAGTGAAGATCACAACACCATACACATAAGCTGTATTCCTGAGCTTTGAATCTCTAAGGAGAATCTGAGCAGGATCAAGATTAAAAACCTGACGATCATAATCCAAATTACCCACAAAGGTGTAAAGACTGGGGTTTGGGTCTTCACAGTGAATTATCCCTGTGAAATCCCTGAAGGATTCATCATCATCCAAAGTCAAGGTTACCTCCAAagatctctttatttttaagtttgtcTCACCATCTAAATTCATAGTCTCCACATAGCAGATCCCATCCTCATAAGTAGATGACAAGAGAAGCAAATCTGCAGGAAAAAATTGATCCTTTTCCACTTTCACCACATCTCCCACTCGAATCTTATGCCACGGCCTATAACCAAAAACGCCATTCCCTTTATGAACACTGACTTTCCGGAGATTAACCTTCATATCTTGAACGAACCTACGTGAATCTTCCAGGGCTTCCTTTGCCATACTGAGCCCAACAACAAATGCCAGCGGAGCAATCATGCTTACAGCACTGAATGGCGAAATTGCTGTGAGCGAAAGAGCCGCAGCCAAAAGAAAGTACACATTAGCAACCCTTCGAAATTGCTCAAAGATTGCCTTGGGGAAGAATGTAACAATATTATACTTTGTGGTTGAAGTATaattcgagcagtaattcagAGGTTTCTTCTGGTGGAGTTGAGGTTCGTTGCAGTGTACAGTTCGTGAGCCGTGAACTGAATTCAGCCCCTCAGCCTC carries:
- the LOC133862800 gene encoding probable phospholipid-transporting ATPase 4, which codes for MTRGRIREKLHRSHLYSFSCLRPSTMEAEGLNSVHGSRTVHCNEPQLHQKKPLNYCSNYTSTTKYNIVTFFPKAIFEQFRRVANVYFLLAAALSLTAISPFSAVSMIAPLAFVVGLSMAKEALEDSRRFVQDMKVNLRKVSVHKGNGVFGYRPWHKIRVGDVVKVEKDQFFPADLLLLSSTYEDGICYVETMNLDGETNLKIKRSLEVTLTLDDDESFRDFTGIIHCEDPNPSLYTFVGNLDYDRQVFNLDPAQILLRDSKLRNTAYVYGVVIFTGHDSKVMQNATKSPSKRSGIEKKMDYVIYILFTLLVLISVISSIGFAVKTKYQVPKWWYLQPRSTDNIFNPEKPGLTGFYHLITALILYGYLIPISLYVSIEVVKVLQATFMNQDIHMYDEETGNPAQARTSNLNEELGQVDTILSDKTGTLTCNQMDFLKCSIAGTAYGMRSSEVELAAAKQMAIEEEADLSNFPMPVDRQHGSTKNVRRGSEIELETVITSNHGNDQKPTIKGFSFEDSRLMNGNWLKEPNVDVHKLFFRILAICQSAIPELNGDTGNFTYEAESPDEGAFLVAAREFGFEFCKRTQSSVIIRERYPNPRQPVEREYKILNILEFTSKRKRMSVIVKDEEGNILLLCKGADSIIFERLSRNGRIYEEATTRHLNEYGEAGLRTLALAYRKLDESEYATWNDEFQKAKTSIGGDREAMLERVSDMMERELILIGATAVEDKLQKGVPQCIDKLAQAGLKIWILTGDKMETAINIGFACSLLRQGMKQICITTMNSDTLVKDGKEAVKEHILNQLTNASQMIKLDQDPHAAFALIIDGKTLTYILKDEMKHQFLGLAVDCASVICCRVSPKQKAMVTRLVKEGTGKTTLAVGDGANDVGMIQEADIGVGISGVEGMQAVMASDFSIAQFRFLERLLVVHGHWCYKRIAQMVCYFFYKNIAFGLTLFYFEAFAAFSGQSIYDDWYMLLFNVILTSLPVISLGVFEQDVSSEVCLQFPALYQQGPRNLFFDWYRILGWMGNGVYSSLVIFFLNIIIFYDQAFRAGGQTADMATVGTTMFTCIIWAVNCQIALTMSHFTWIQHLFVWGSIVTWYLFLILYGMTSPLISGNAYQLLVEVLGPAPIYWAATLLVTIACNLPYFAHISFQKCFNPMDHHVIQEIKYYKKDIEDQRMWTRERSKARQDTKIGFTARVEAKIRHLRGRLQKKHSNMVAS